A portion of the Lolium rigidum isolate FL_2022 chromosome 1, APGP_CSIRO_Lrig_0.1, whole genome shotgun sequence genome contains these proteins:
- the LOC124685388 gene encoding NLR family CARD domain-containing protein 3-like, with protein MWSFAAGSNLSTSTSFKAEKESKKNLNKFYKELRTLKTVNMAGRQFGDEGLFFLAESLAYNKSAEEVDFSGNAITAVGIEAFDGILQINTALKSLNLSGNDIGDEGAKCLSGILVENVGIQKLLLNSTNIGDEGAKAISDMLKKNKTIRFVQLSNNTIEYSGFASIADALLENNTLRSLYLNGNYGGPLGASSLAKGVLGNKSLRELHLHGNGFGNEGLRVLMSALSAHKGKITALDIGNNNITSEGSHYVAEFIKMTKSLRWLSLYMDDVGDEGAEKVADALKQNKTISTMDFGGNNIHSRGVTAIAETLKENAVLTTLELSYNPIGPEGVKALCDVIKFNGKIQTLKLGWCQIGVSGAESIADCLKYNTTLSTLDLRANGLGDDGAICLARSLKIINECLKSLDLCFNEIRDDGAFALAQALKANEDLTVTSLNLSNNFFGKFGQVALTEARDHVYEMTGKEIDIYF; from the exons ATGTGGTCCTTCGCTGCCGGTTCCAATTTGTCAACATCTACAAGCTTTAAAGCTGAAAAGGAGTCCAAGAAAAACCTAAACAAGTTCTACAAGGAACTGCGGACGCTCAAAACCGTTAACATGGCAG GCCGTCAATTCGGCGACGAGGGTTTGTTCTTTCTGGCAGAAAGCTTAGCCTATAACAAG AGTGCAGAAGAGGTGGACTTTTCTGGTAATGCGATAACAGCCGTGGGAATAGAAGCCTTCGATGGCATTCTCCAGATAAACACAGCTTTAAAGTCTCTCAATTTATCTGGAAATGATATCGGAGATGAAGGAGCTAAG TGTCTTTCAGGTATATTGGTAGAAAACGTAGGTATTCAGAAGCTCCTGCTGAACAGTACCAATATCGGAGATGAg GGAGCAAAAGCGATTTCGGATATGCTGAAAAAGAACAAAACAATACGTTTTGTACAGCTCAGCAATAATACAATCGAATACAGT GGTTTTGCAAGTATTGCAGATGCACTTCTTGAGAATAATACGCTACGGAGCTTGTATCTCAA TGGCAACTATGGTGGTCCTCTCGGTGCATCCAGCCTAGCAAAAGGAGTTTTAGGGAACAAATCTCTCAGG GAACTTCACTTACATGGTAATGGGTTTGGGAACGAAGGATTACGGGTGTTGATGTCTGCATTATCTGCTCACAAAG GCAAGATAACAGCCTTGGATATTGGCAACAACAACATTACATCAGAGGGTTCTCATTATGTTGCCGAGTTCATCAAAATGACGAAGTCTCTACGGTGGCTCAGTCTTTACATGGATGACGTTGGTGATGAG GGTGCTGAAAAGGTGGCAGATGCTCTGAAACAGAACAAAACAATTTCTACTATGGACTTT GGTGGTAATAACATTCACTCTAGAGGGGTAACTGCAATAGCTGAAACTTTGAAGGAGAATGCAGTGTTGACAACA CTGGAGTTGAGTTATAATCCAATTGGACCAGAGGGGGTAAAGGCTTTGTGCGATGTTATCAAGTTCAATGGCAAAATCCAAACCCTTAAGCTTGGTTGGTGCCAG ATAGGTGTGTCAGGTGCAGAATCCATTGCTGATTGTTTGAAGTATAACACAACATTGTCGACATTGGATTTGCGGGCAAATGGACTTGGAGATGAT GGTGCTATCTGCTTGGCGCGAAGTTTGAAGATAATCAATGAATGTTTGAAATCACTTGACCTGTGTTTTAATGAGATTAGA GATGATGGAGCATTTGCATTGGCGCAAGCACTCAAGGCTAATGAGGATCTTACAGTCACATCATTAAATCTTTCAAACAACTTCTTCGGTAAATTTGGACAG GTTGCTCTGACTGAAGCACGGGATCATGTATACGAGATGACTGGAAAGGAAATAGACATTTATTTTTAG